Proteins from a single region of Abyssalbus ytuae:
- a CDS encoding DMT family transporter, with protein sequence MNDQNKKWLYFIILSLIWGSSFILIKKGLVGLTSIQLGALRIFFTSVLLFSIGLGSLKEVKKEDWKWIFLSGLVGSGFPPFLFAIAQTRVDSAVASILNSLTPLNTFILGMLFFGFFLNRKQIFGVILGFIGTFILIASGQEIGTSDNYWYSFLIIIASVGYALNANIIKSHLSNVNALAITTGNFIFLIVPAVILLWYTGFFKTVFASPEMQTSVLYVFILSLFGTAMAKVFYNKLIQIASPVFASSVTYTMTLVAVLWGFLDGEKLSFYQLLGGAIILAGVYLSKRT encoded by the coding sequence ATGAATGATCAAAATAAAAAGTGGCTGTACTTTATAATATTGTCGTTAATATGGGGCAGTTCTTTTATTCTTATAAAGAAGGGGCTTGTAGGTTTAACATCAATACAATTGGGAGCATTAAGAATATTTTTCACCTCAGTTTTATTATTTTCCATAGGCCTGGGCAGTTTGAAAGAAGTTAAAAAAGAAGATTGGAAATGGATTTTTTTGTCAGGGTTGGTGGGTTCAGGATTTCCGCCTTTTCTTTTTGCTATTGCCCAAACCCGGGTTGATAGTGCTGTGGCGTCCATTTTAAATTCACTAACTCCCCTTAATACCTTTATATTAGGAATGCTGTTTTTTGGGTTTTTTTTAAACAGAAAACAAATTTTCGGGGTGATTCTCGGGTTTATCGGTACTTTTATTCTGATAGCTTCCGGACAGGAAATAGGCACCTCTGATAATTATTGGTACAGTTTTCTTATAATTATTGCTAGTGTTGGTTATGCTTTAAATGCAAATATTATAAAAAGCCATTTAAGTAATGTAAATGCACTTGCCATTACAACAGGCAATTTTATTTTTTTAATTGTTCCTGCAGTAATTTTACTTTGGTATACAGGCTTTTTTAAAACTGTTTTTGCCTCTCCCGAAATGCAAACATCGGTTTTATATGTTTTTATTCTTTCGTTATTTGGCACAGCCATGGCTAAGGTGTTTTACAATAAATTAATACAAATAGCGAGTCCTGTTTTTGCTTCTTCCGTTACTTATACGATGACACTTGTTGCCGTGCTGTGGGGTT